A stretch of DNA from Paenibacillus albus:
ATTGTCATCGAGAGCTTGCCGCTGATGACGAATGTCAGCTGCTCGTGCGGATGCGAATGCGCGGGTCCGATCGAGCCGGCCTTGAACGTAATTATCATGCTCATCATTTCTTTGCCAGGCGGGAGGATTTTGCGAGTGATGCCTTCAATTGGCGAGTGCCATTCTTCGTAACGCGGCATATTACGCTTCACCTCCAGGGATAAGCAGTACTTTGGATACGTTGCCCGGCGAGCCAAGCAAAGTCTCGAACCACTTCGC
This window harbors:
- a CDS encoding cupin domain-containing protein, with the translated sequence MPRYEEWHSPIEGITRKILPPGKEMMSMIITFKAGSIGPAHSHPHEQLTFVISGKLSMTMNGETIIAGAGEQIVVPGDAVHEVKALEDSVVVETFTPLRADLLATITE